Genomic DNA from Jejubacter calystegiae:
GTGCTCTACCCCCAGACGGGCGTCAGTACTGAAATTCAGACGCCCCTCTTCGTAATTTTTAGTGACCAGCGGCGTCAGGCCCGGTTCATAAATGGGGATATTCCCCTTTTTCAGATTCTCAACTTTGGTTTCATCGACATCGATACACATGACGTCGTGGCCGACTTCAGCAAGCACTGCAGCCTGCACCAGCCCCACGTAGCCAATGCCAAATACCGTCACTTTCATTAGGTTGTCCCGGTTTCAGTGATTTATTTTTTTCCGCCAACGGCCTCTGTTAGCCAGGCCTTGAACTCTTCGCCCAGGCTATCGTGGCGGACGCCGTACTCAACAAATGCCTGCATATAGCCAAGCTTGTTGCCGCAATCGTGGCTCTTACCCTTCATGTGGTAAGCCTCAACGGTCTCTTTATCCATCAGCATAGCGATAGAGTCCGTCAGCTGAATTTCATCGCCAGCGCCCGGAGGCGTACGGGCCAGCAGCGGCCAGATATCAGCGCTGAGCACATAGCGGCCCACCACGGAAAGGTTAGAAGGCGCTTCGTTGGCCTTCGGTTTTTCCACAATGCCAACCATCGGTACGCTATCGCCCGGGGTCAGTTCAGCGCCTTTGCAATCCACCACGCCGTATGCGGTCACATCTTCCACCGGCTCGACCATAATCTGGCTGTGCCCGGTCTCTTCGAAACGATGAATCATTTCAGCGAGGTTGTCTTGGCTCAGATCGGACTCATATTCGTCCAGAATCACGTCCGGCAGAATCACAGCCACCGGCTCATTGCCGACCACCGGATGGGCGCACAGCACCGCATGTCCCAGCCCTTTCGCCAGCCCCTGACGCACCTGCATAATGGTTACGTGCGGCGGGCAGATGGACTGCACTTCGGCCAGCA
This window encodes:
- the galU gene encoding UTP--glucose-1-phosphate uridylyltransferase GalU, with the protein product MAANNAKVRKAVIPVAGLGTRMLPATKAIPKEMLPLVDKPLIQYVVNECIAAGITEIVLVTHSSKNSIENHFDTSFELEAMLEKRVKRQLLAEVQSICPPHVTIMQVRQGLAKGLGHAVLCAHPVVGNEPVAVILPDVILDEYESDLSQDNLAEMIHRFEETGHSQIMVEPVEDVTAYGVVDCKGAELTPGDSVPMVGIVEKPKANEAPSNLSVVGRYVLSADIWPLLARTPPGAGDEIQLTDSIAMLMDKETVEAYHMKGKSHDCGNKLGYMQAFVEYGVRHDSLGEEFKAWLTEAVGGKK